The proteins below come from a single Allorhodopirellula heiligendammensis genomic window:
- a CDS encoding molybdopterin converting factor: MKILFINNDGAGFANHIDIEADTTVQSLFNQRIGEGRESNYLIRVNRQPVSSDQILVEGDRVSITPTKIEGAAS; this comes from the coding sequence ATGAAGATTCTGTTCATCAACAACGACGGCGCCGGATTCGCCAACCACATCGACATCGAAGCCGATACGACGGTGCAATCTCTGTTCAACCAACGCATCGGTGAAGGCAGGGAATCGAACTACTTGATTCGCGTCAACCGCCAGCCTGTCTCCAGCGACCAAATTCTGGTCGAAGGAGACCGTGTCTCGATCACACCAACCAAGATCGAAGGTGCGGCATCGTGA